Within the Myxococcaceae bacterium JPH2 genome, the region GCCGTTGGGGCCGTGCAGGAGGATGAGCTTGTTGATGCGCCCGGCGCGCACGAAGTTGCCCAGCACGCGGTAGATGGCGTTCTGGACCTCCTCCTGGCCGGCGACCCGCACGTCGCGCTCGCTGCCCGGCGCGTCAAAGACCTTGAAGCGACGGATGGTGCCGGTGGGATGTGGCACCTGTTCGGTGCCGAAGTGGTCCATCACGTCCCGCAGGAACTGCGCCGCGTTGCGCGCCTGGCTGCGCGGGTCGCTGAAGAAGAGCGTGAGGTACTCCTCGAAGGACAGGATGGACCGGTTCTTGACGAAGTCGGCACTCACCTGCGTGCCCACCTCCTGCAGATAGCCCTTCGCTTCCACGGCGGCTCCCCTCTGTGCTCGGGTCAGTCCGTTCGAGTCGGAACACATCACGCTCGCGAGTCCCGCCCGAGGGTCCAACTTTCCTCTGGGTGCGCTGGATGTCCAGCGCCCCCAGCCGCTTGTGTTCGCAGGCGGCGGTCGCTCCCCCGCCTCATACCCAACGGGCCACCCGCAGACCGACCCTACCCGCCGGGGCTCCAGGCAGCACTCCCAGAGCGGGCCTCGCCTTCGAACCCGCCCGGCCACCAGCCCATCGCCCCGAGCGGAAAGTTCCCCACCTCGCGGGCATGACACCGCGCAGCCGACTCGCGCGACCGGGTCGGGTGAGCTACGTTCGGGCCCTCTTTCGCAGCCAGTCACTTCCGGAGCCCAAGCGCGATGCACAAGGAGCCCATCATCGGCATCGACCTCGGCACGACGAACTCGTGCGCGGCGATCGTCGAGGACAGCGGGAACGTCAAGCTGATCCCTTACAAGGGCGGCGAGTACACCATCCCCTCCATCTTCGCCATCGATGACAAGGGCAACGAGCTCATCGGCTACGAGGCCAAGCGTCAATGGCAGCTCAACCCGCGCAACACCGTCTACGGTGCCAAGCGGCTGGTGGGGCGGCCCTTCCAGAGCGACGTCGTCGATACGATGAAGAAGGTCGTGGCGTACAACATGCGCCCCGGCAAGAAGAACGACGTCACCCTGGACGTGGGCAAGAAGGAGTTCACCCTCCAGGAAGTCAGCGCGAAGATCCTCGGGAAGATTCGCGAGGTCGCGTCCAACTACCTGAAGATGCCGATCAAGCGGGCCGTGGTGACGGTGCCCGCGTACTTCAACGATCGGCAGCGCCAGTCGGTGAAGGACGCCGGCAAGCTCATCGACCTGGACGTCGTGCGCATCATCAACGAGCCCACCGCGGCGGCGCTCGCGTACGGCGTGGGCAAGGGGCTCAAGGAAAAGGTCATCATCTATGACCTGGGCGGCGGCACCTTCGACGTCTCCATCATCGAGATCCGCGATCGCGTCTTCGAGGTGAAGGCCACCGGCGGCGATGTCTTCCTGGGTGGCATCGACTTCGACAACGCCATCATCCACCACGTCCTGAAGGACTTCGCGGCCAAGACGGGCATCGACCTGGCCACGGACCCGGTGGCCATGCAGCGCATCAAGGACCTGGCCGAGCGCACGAAGATCGACCTGTCCGCGCGCGAGGAAGTCCCCTTCAACATCCCCTTCATCACGATGACGGCGCAGGGCCAGCCGCTGAACATCGAGATGAAGTTCACCCGGAAGATGTTGGAGCAGCTCACCAACCACCTCGTGGACCGCACCCTCCAGATGGTGGCGCGGGTGTTGGTGGACTCGGGGCTGTCCACCAAGGACGTGGACGAGGTGATGTTGGTGGGCGGGCAGACGCGCATGCCCGTGGTGCAGGACCGCCTGACCAAGTTCTTCGGCAAGCCGCCCAGCAAGGGCGTCCACCCGGACGAGGCCGTGGCCATCGGCGCCGCGCTCTACGCGCACTCGCTCCAGGACGACACCAACCTGCGCATCCAATTGTTGGATGTGATTCCCATGGCCATCGGCCTGGAGAAGGCGGGCGGCGCCTTCCACACCGTCTTCCCGCGCAACGCGCCCATCCCCAACGCCAAGCAGCTCCTGGCGACGACGAGCATGGACAACCAGACGGAGCTGGCCATGCGCATCTTCCAGGGCGACCACGAGCAGGTGGCGCGCAACGACCTGCTCGGCGAGTTCACCTTCTCTGGCATCCAGCAGGCCCGCGCGGGCGGCGTGCAGGTGGAGATCACCTTCGACGTCAACGTGGAGGGCATCCTCACCATGAAGGCGCGCGACCCGAGCACGGGCCGCGAGATGCGCACCACCGTGCGCGTGACGCAGAGCTGAGCGCGCCTGCGTCTCCGGACGTAGGAAGGCCCCTCGTCCCAGCGGCTGGGAGAGGGGCCTTCGTGCATCCACCGAGTGGCGGAGGCCACCGACCTAGGCGGTCTTCTTTTCCTTCTCCAACACGAGCTGCGGAGGCTCGTGCTTGGTGATGACCTGCTCGGTGATCTTGCACTCCTTGACGCCCTCTCGGAACGGCACGTCGTACATGATCTCCAGCATGGCGTCCTCCATGATGGCGCGCAGGCCGCGCGCTCCGGAGTGACGGCGCATCGCCTCGCGGGCGATGGCGCGCAGGGCCTCCTTGGTGAAGGTCAGCTTCACCTTCTCCATCTCGAACATCTTCTGGTACTGCTTCACCAGCGCGTTCTTCGGCGTCATGAGGATGGTGACGAGGTCATCCTCCTTGAGGTCGTTGAGCGTGGCGATGACCGGCAGACGGCCGATGAACTCGGGGATCATCCCGAACTTCATCAAGTCCTCCGGCTCCGACAGCGCCAGCAGCTCGCCCACGCTGCGCTCCTCGCGGTGGGTGATGCGCGCGCCGAAGCCGAGCCCCTTCTCACCCACGCGGCGCTTGATGATGCCGTCGATGCCGTGGAACGCGCCGCCGCAGATGAACAGGATGTTCGTCGTGTCGACCTGCACGTACTCCTGCTGGTTGTACTTCTTGCCGCCGCGCGGGGTGACGTTGGCGCGCGTGCCCTCGATGATCTTCAAGAGCGCCTGCTGCACGCCCTCGCCGCCCACGTCGCGGGTGGCGCTGGGCATGTCGCCCTTGCGCGCGATCTTGTCGATCTCGTCGATGTAGACGATGCCGCGCGCCGCCTTCTCCACGTCGTAGTCCGCGCTATGGAGGAGGTTCTGGATGATGTTCTCGACGTCCTCACCCACGTAGCCGGCCTCGGTGAGGCTGGTGGCATCCGCGATGGTGAACGGGACGTTGAGGAAGCGCGCCAGGGACTGGGCCAGCAGCGTCTTGCCGCTGCCCGTGGGGCCGATGAGCAGGATGTTGCTCTTGCTCAGCTCCACGTCCTCGCCCGTCGGACTCTTGACGCCCGGGCGCGGCCGGCTGGCCGGCTTCTTCTGGTAGATGCGCTTGTAGTGGTTGTACACCGCGACCGCGAGGACCTTCTTCGCCTGATCCTGGCCAATGACGTAGTCGTCAAGGAAGGCCTTGATCTCAGCGGGCGTGGGCAGACTGACCTGCGGCTTGCCCTCCTCGCGCTCGTTCTCATCCGCGATGATGTCGTTGCAGAGCTTGATGCACTCGTCGCAGATGTAGACCGTAGGCCCTGCAATCAGCTTGCGGACCTCGCGCTGCGACTTGCCGCAGAACGAGCAGGACAGGTTGACGTGGTGCTCCTTCTTCACTGCCGCCTCCGAGTTCGCCGACCCCGGGTTCCCCGGAGCCTACTCCACCGACCACCGCGCCCCTCGCCCCAGGCCGCCCACGTCTCGAACAGCCCGCGAGCCCGCTCACACGGGCTCTGAACCCACTATAGGGCCCTCCCCCCCGGGCAGGAAGCCCAGCGGTGCCACCCCGCCGCCGAGCGTTCAGCCGCGGTCAACGGGGTTCGCGTTCGATAACAGCGCCTCAGGCGTCCGTCACGCCCGAGGCGAGGTCCTCGACGTCATCCGCCAGGGCGGCCGCTCGCTCGGCAACAGCGTTCGGCACCCGACGGCACCCCGCCAGCTCACTGGCCAGCTTGCGCGCCATCTGCGCCAGCTTGCGAACCTGCGCGCTCTCGGGCGGCGGCTCGGGGGGCGGGCGAGGGAACCGCTCGGTGAACTCCTTCTTCAGCTCGGTGGGAGACTTCTCCGGGCTCCAGATGCTGTCGCGCAGCGACTTGTACTCGGTGGGCGACAGCTGACCGCGCTCCTCGGCATCGGCGAGCACCTCGATGACCTCGAACGCGGGAGCCTTCTGGGGGAACTCCTGCTGCTCCAGCTCCTCGGCGGGCTCGTGCTTGGCCAGGAAGCTGAACGAGCGCGTCAGCTTGAGCGCCGTCTGCTTCTTGATGTGGAGTTCCTTGAGGCAGTAGGCCTCGAAGGTGGGGTAGCCCCACTCCTCGAACTGGGCGCCATCCCGGACCTGCACGAGCAGCTTGCCCAGCTCGGCCCAGGTGGACTTGAAGCGCTTGGCGGCCTGCAGCACGGTGTGCCGGAACGTCCCCGGGGGGATGCTCAAGGCCTTCTTGGCGATTTCGACTTCAGCGACGGATGCGGCGGACATACCTCCGGTATCGACTACGTCCGTCAGCTGGGCAAGAAAGTGGCCCTACCCGCGCTTGCCGATGTTGAACGACAGGCCCACCGTCGCGCGCTCCCCTTCGTAGGCCTTGAAGGGCCACTTCTTCAGCTCGGTGAAGAGGCACTCGAAGAGTGGCCCCTGCTTGAACTGGGGGTTGTCCACCCAGAGCTTGTTGACGTGGCCGTCGTTGCCGATGACGAACTCGAGCGGGATGCGAGCGGCCAGGCCCGGGCTGCGCTCGGCCTCTTCCTTGAAGCACCGGAAGAGCGTGGACTTGTTGCCGGCCACCACGCGGTTGATGGCCGCTTGATCGAACTGCTGTCCCATCTCCAGGCCGTCTGGATCCGTGCCGACGCTGCCCGTGCGCGGCGGCTTGCGCTCCTCGGCGCGGGCCACGGCGGTGGGCTTGGCGGCCCCTCCTCCGGGATTGGTCGGCATGGGCCGGGTCTCGGAGGACTTGTCGGGGCGCCGCGAGTCCCCCGTGGGGTACGCGAGCAGCTCCTCGTCGTCGCGGCGCGACTGCGCGAGCTTGATGGTGGGCGGCTCCATGGTGATGCCCTCGAAGGCATCGTCCTCGCCGAACCAGCCGTGCACCGCGGCATTGCGCGCGAGCATCAGCCCCACGCCGCCCAGCAGCAGCGCCACCACCGCAGCGGCGCCCCCCAGCACGAGCATGCGCTTGCGCGTCTTCTGCGCCTCCACGGCCATGGCCGCGGCCACGCGGGCTTGCGCCTCGAAGCGCGCCACATGCACTTGGAAGGCGGCGACCTCGCTCATCCGCAGGAAGTGCCGCTCACCCGCGGGCGCCACCGGGCTGTCCGGCGCCAGCTCGCCGGCATACAGCTTCTCGATGATCTGCGCGGAGCCCACCGGCCCCAGCACCAGGTCTCCCTGTCGGAAGAGCCACAGCCCGTCATCCACGTCCGTCGCCAGCTCTTGTCCAGCCACCATTCGCGCGGGAGTATCGTGCGTCTGCCCACACGCTCGCAACGCCGTGCCCACTTCCTCTCCTCGACGAATTCCCGCAGCACTGTGGATCTGGTACCGCGGCGGAAACTTCCGCGGCTTCCAGCGCCAGGTGGAAGGCCCCACCATCCAGGACAGCGTGGAGGCGGCGCTGCGCGAGGCCGGAGTGCCCGCGGGGGTCATGCCCTCGGGGCGCACGGACCGGGGCGTGCACGCGCGCATGCAGGTGCTGAGCCTCCGCCTACCGGAAGAGCCGTCCCTGGAGGAGATGCTCGGACGCGTCGCGCGGCACCTGCCTCCGGATCTCGGCTTCTGCGTGGCGAGGCGCCCTGCGCCCTCCTTCCATGCGCAGTGGGTGGCGAGCGGGAAGTCGTACCGCTACCGCCTCCAGTTGGAGGGAGCTGTCTCCGAGGCGTGGCGCCCCTACGCGCTCGATGTCGCCCACGAGCCACTGCTGGCCTCGCGCGAGGTGCGTCCCGAGCGGCTGGCGGAGCTGCTGGGCCACGCCACGGGCACCCGCGACTTCATCG harbors:
- a CDS encoding tRNA pseudouridine(38-40) synthase TruA — encoded protein: MICAEPTGPSTRSPCRKSHSPSSTSVASSCPATIRAGVSCVCPHARNAVPTSSPRRIPAALWIWYRGGNFRGFQRQVEGPTIQDSVEAALREAGVPAGVMPSGRTDRGVHARMQVLSLRLPEEPSLEEMLGRVARHLPPDLGFCVARRPAPSFHAQWVASGKSYRYRLQLEGAVSEAWRPYALDVAHEPLLASREVRPERLAELLGHATGTRDFIAFHEKSSPRKPRRLESATLHAMGSGLYEVRLEGEGFARYQVRYLVGSALKVAAGLLPEEHWHAALEAATPLEGLKAPAQGLVLWEVHYPSQVDPFTPGERLHPPGLPGTPPFGNEAPG
- a CDS encoding AgmX/PglI C-terminal domain-containing protein, with protein sequence MVAGQELATDVDDGLWLFRQGDLVLGPVGSAQIIEKLYAGELAPDSPVAPAGERHFLRMSEVAAFQVHVARFEAQARVAAAMAVEAQKTRKRMLVLGGAAAVVALLLGGVGLMLARNAAVHGWFGEDDAFEGITMEPPTIKLAQSRRDDEELLAYPTGDSRRPDKSSETRPMPTNPGGGAAKPTAVARAEERKPPRTGSVGTDPDGLEMGQQFDQAAINRVVAGNKSTLFRCFKEEAERSPGLAARIPLEFVIGNDGHVNKLWVDNPQFKQGPLFECLFTELKKWPFKAYEGERATVGLSFNIGKRG
- the clpX gene encoding ATP-dependent Clp protease ATP-binding subunit ClpX; its protein translation is MKKEHHVNLSCSFCGKSQREVRKLIAGPTVYICDECIKLCNDIIADENEREEGKPQVSLPTPAEIKAFLDDYVIGQDQAKKVLAVAVYNHYKRIYQKKPASRPRPGVKSPTGEDVELSKSNILLIGPTGSGKTLLAQSLARFLNVPFTIADATSLTEAGYVGEDVENIIQNLLHSADYDVEKAARGIVYIDEIDKIARKGDMPSATRDVGGEGVQQALLKIIEGTRANVTPRGGKKYNQQEYVQVDTTNILFICGGAFHGIDGIIKRRVGEKGLGFGARITHREERSVGELLALSEPEDLMKFGMIPEFIGRLPVIATLNDLKEDDLVTILMTPKNALVKQYQKMFEMEKVKLTFTKEALRAIAREAMRRHSGARGLRAIMEDAMLEIMYDVPFREGVKECKITEQVITKHEPPQLVLEKEKKTA
- a CDS encoding Hsp70 family protein; the encoded protein is MHKEPIIGIDLGTTNSCAAIVEDSGNVKLIPYKGGEYTIPSIFAIDDKGNELIGYEAKRQWQLNPRNTVYGAKRLVGRPFQSDVVDTMKKVVAYNMRPGKKNDVTLDVGKKEFTLQEVSAKILGKIREVASNYLKMPIKRAVVTVPAYFNDRQRQSVKDAGKLIDLDVVRIINEPTAAALAYGVGKGLKEKVIIYDLGGGTFDVSIIEIRDRVFEVKATGGDVFLGGIDFDNAIIHHVLKDFAAKTGIDLATDPVAMQRIKDLAERTKIDLSAREEVPFNIPFITMTAQGQPLNIEMKFTRKMLEQLTNHLVDRTLQMVARVLVDSGLSTKDVDEVMLVGGQTRMPVVQDRLTKFFGKPPSKGVHPDEAVAIGAALYAHSLQDDTNLRIQLLDVIPMAIGLEKAGGAFHTVFPRNAPIPNAKQLLATTSMDNQTELAMRIFQGDHEQVARNDLLGEFTFSGIQQARAGGVQVEITFDVNVEGILTMKARDPSTGREMRTTVRVTQS